The genomic window ATACACCCACGAATATGGCTGAAGTGGATTCACTAAAAGTGAATACGATTGATTTGTTTGAAGATGGTAAGCCAACAGAAACGGTAGCTGAACTTTTCAGACTCCAAGGAAATCAAGGGGCGAATGAAGGCAAGTTTACTTTCACTGGTAAAGTTACGCCGGTCAATGCTTCAGCAGAGTTAAATCCAACGTTTAAATTAGTTTTGAGTTTCTCTCCTAATGTAGCGTAAAAAAAGAATCGCTGAAATCCCAGAAAAGAAGGGATAAATCAAATGAAAAAAAGTATGAAGTTATTTTATATCACGAGCCTATTCTTCATTATCTCGAACGTTTTGCAGACTAAAGTAGTTATAGCAAATTCGACAACGGGACAAGTCACTGTCACTGGACGAATTGGCGAAGACACTAGCACTGAAAAAGGTATAACGATCAATGAAGCACATGGAAGCGAGAGCAAGAAACACACCCTTGTCGCAGATATTTCACAACTAAAACAAGGGAATCTACCAAAAACAAACGGTTTGAGTGGTCGGCGTTTCTTATGGCTTGGCTATTTAATCGTTACAGCCTGGCTTGTTATTTCAATCAGAAAGAATCAGTACTTGGGTGACAAGCATCCGAAAAAGAGTACTGACTAAAAGTAAAATAATAAAGAAGAAACAAACCAATAGGCCTCCGTCATTGAAAGGGGCTTGTTGGTTTGTTCGTATCTGAGGGAATGTATGTGTCAAATGGGAACAACTTCTAAGTATAAAAATAGAAAAATTCTTGATTTATAGAAAAAACACTTTTGCTATTCTGTTTTGCTTTCAGGTATGATTGCTTTATAAAAAGAAGACGTTGTTAAATGATTTTACAGAGAGTTAACAGGTCTTAACATGAACCGCTCAGTACTTTGTCAGTTGATTTATTTAATGAAACGATATTGTACAACAAAGATATGGCGTAATGCAAAGAAAGAGAAAACTAAATAATCGGTGAATAAAAAATGTGCCAATCGAAAGTGAAAGAAACAGAGGGCGGGAGAGGAATGCTTAATCGAAAGAAATAATTAGAGGTTACTTCTGTTCCCGTTGTTTATTCAGTTCTAAGGTATACAATAAAAGTGAATATTAATTTTACCTCAGATACATTATTTTGTTTTAGATTGGAATAATAAGTGAACACTATTGATCAACACTCTATTCTTATTTCTTTTTATATATTGACAAAAAAACTAAAGGATAGTATATAAGTGTAAATGAAAATAAATGAAGGACGGAGAAAATAAATGATCGAGTTAAAAAGATTAGCGAATATGGTAGACCACACATTATTGAAAGCGGATGCTCAGAAGGCAGAATTTGAACAACTTTGTAAGGAAGCGACTAACTATGGATTTAAAATGGTAGCAATCAATTCTTATCCTGTAGCAATATGTCGTGATTTTTTGGAAGATAGCGAAGTCCATGTGGGCGCTGCGATTGGTTTTCCATTAGGACAAACTACGATTGAGACGAAGGTTTTTGAAGTAGAAGATGTCATCAAAAATGGTGCAGACGAAATCGATTATGTCATCAATATCGGTAAGGTAAAAGAAGGGGATTTCGGCTATATTCGTGAAGAAATGAAAGCGATTGTTAATTCTTCTCGTAAAGGTAACATCATCAGTAAAGTCATTTTAGAAAATTGTTACTTAACGGATCAAGAAAAAATCGCTGTATGTGAAATCGCAAAAGAAGTAAAGCCTGATTATGTCAAAACATCAACAGGTTTCGGTACAGGAGGTGCGACAGTAGAAGACGTCAAGTTAATGAAAAGCGTGGTAGGTGAAACAGTGAAAGTGAAGGCTGCAGGAGGGATTCGTGACTTAGACACTGCGTTACAGATGATTGAAGCTGGGGCGGAACGTTTAGGAACAAGCGCTGGCATCAAAATCATCGAAGAATATAAACAGTTAAAAGGAGCAGGTTGATGAAAGAAATTCGAAAGCTATAATAATTAGCTTTTGTTGATTTTGATTTGACAGCAACGCATGATCAAGTGCTAATTAGGGAGTCTTAGCTATATCGCAACGAATGATGGGGATTATCTAAAGAAAAAGTAAAATTGAATTCAATTATCCTACACAATTAAGCGAGATCAACACACGAGGAATCAATTTATTGATCGTATAGATATAGTATTGGAGCCAACGGGGATTTCCTAGAAATATTCAATCGAAATAAAATGACTTCCATCAGAAATTAATCGTTAAATTTTTATTATTGTTGAAGCATCAGTGGCTCGAAGCAATCCAATACTACTATCCAGAATGTAAAACTTCGAAAACGTTCCTTCAACCGACTGACATCACGGTCACTACTTATCAAGATTTATACAGTAAAAGGGAGAGATTACGAGATTACTTCGAGCAACAAGAAATCTAATTTATAGTATTGGACGAGTCATATCAAAGAGGGACGAATGTGGTTTACAATCCAATCACTAAACTGAGTAAAAACTTTAGATACATTCGGCGATTACTGCGTTTCTAAAAGCCTTGAAGTTTTCGGTCTTTAGATAAGCAACCAATAAAAACTAAAAGAATCAAGCTAAAACATGCCAGTTTAGCTTGATTCTTTCATATTTATAAAATAATTCGTTTAATCGATCCATTATTTCCGTGTCTTGATCATATCAAAAACGTCATAAGCAACAAATCCCATTGCGAGTAGATAAAGCACCCAAGTAAAAATCGAATTTGTGATGAATTGGTAGTATAGATTTAAACTACAAAGGGTATATAACGCCAAGCGTAGGAATGTAAACGGTTTGGAATGGTAATTAGTCAAAATAGCAGCCTCCTGAAAGATACATCTCATATTTTATCAATAAAATACTAGTTATCTATAGTTTACGGTGAAAGCTGTTTCATTGTCAAATTCCTACAGAAAACAAAGCTAAAAAGTTCTTCATTAGTATAGAAGTTAAAGCAAGCTTATCTATCGAATAAAGTATCTTCTTTTTTCTTGATTCTGTTATGATAGAAATAGCATGATAAATAGAAAAAGGTGGGGTGAATGTATGGCAAAGAAAATTGCTTCTCCAGAGCTGACAGAATTAGTTGATGGATCGTTCTATTTAGAAGACGAAACAACATTTACAGGTATTATTTCTGAAGGAGAAGATCAAAGTTATCTTAGTTCCCGGAATACTGTATTGAAAAATAGCCATATTAAAAAATTAGCGATGCAAAAATCACGCTTGGAACGGTTTGAATGTAGTGATGTTGTTTTTGAAAAGTGCGATTTTTCAAATTTAGAGTGGTTTGGCGCAAGTTTTCATCGCGTGCATTTCAAGCAATGCAAATTGACTGGAACCAATTTTTCTGACAGCTTTTTAAGAGACTGCGTCTTTGAAGAATGTGTAGCTAATCTGTCTTCTTTTAGCTATACGAATATGAAGTTCGTTCGATTTAGCGATAATCAATTGAATAATAGTGATTTTTTTGATAGTAATTGGAAAAATCTAGTATTGGAAAATAATGAACTTTCAGGCTCAAATTGGTTCAATACGGCACTGAAAGGATTAGATTTTACAACGAATACATTCTCACAAATCAACCTGTCATTGGAATTACTTCGCGGACTGACCGTCAATCAAGAACAAGCAGTCATTATTGCGGCAGGATTGGGGTTGGTGATTGAGTAGGCAAAAATTAAATTGGCCTTTAAAAAAAGTGCTGCTGGAAAACATTTGTGTTTTCCAGCAGCACTTTTTTATGAATCACCAATATAGAAAAATTATATATCTATAAGTAATTTTAATACGAAAAAGCTATCGGCCACTATACTGTTGGAAATAAGTCTATTTTCACAAACTCATGAATGGACAAAATAATATGAAAGAAAAGGCGCATTTAACGATGTCTTTCATGTTGACACTAGGTTTAGGGTTTATAAATAAAGTTGCAATATAGTGACCGAAGCTTACTACATATAGTATCAGGAAAATAACCAATTCAATACTCAAGAAATGGTGTTTAAAAAGTCACGAATGGAACTAGGGAGATAAATAGATGCTGAATAGCAAAACAAAAAAGTGAGAAACAAAATCAAAAGGCTATATTTGTTTCTCATACTAGAATTAGTTACAAGGCGGTAACAATGATAATTTCGCATTTAATAATCTCGGAAAAATTGAAATAGAAAAGTAAAAAGCTGTTGGTCACCATATATTTTAACGTGATTTTATTTGTGCAAAATCACGAATGGATGAAAATTTGTGTTCAAAACACATTGATTAAGTTTGTTTTTATGTTTATACGTTCATATATTGAATAAAAATATAAGTGACCAAAGCTTATAAAGAGAATAACATATAACAATGTAAAATTATCTTCACAAAACGGTTTATCAAATCGAATAAAATGAAATATTTAATTATGTATGAAGTAAAGAAATTCGATTTACATTATTGCTGTAAAAAGCACTGACCACTAGATTACCTACACCCTGACAAGATCTTTCACAAATGAATAAACAGAAACGGGTTAAAAAGAGATAAAACTAATCTTTTTTGTTTTTCAAATGTAATTCTAGTATACCTAGTGGTCACTGCTTATCAATAATAGTAACAAAAAAAATGGTGATAGAAGTTCTTTTCACGGACTATGAAAATGATTATTTAGATCATAAGGAGCGGCGGTGTATTTAATTTAGTGAAGCGATTTTATAGAACAGATAAAAAAGAAGATTATCTGTTTAACTAATATGAATAGTTACTAATAACCTAACAAAAAAGAAAAGTGGATATTTAGTGTTGCAGCTTTAGATGACGAAAATAATATAATCAAGAAGAATTCCAATCACATATGTGAAAGAATATTCTTACAGTAAGAAGAGATTGAGAAAGTATCAGAAATTATTTTGTTAACTTTTCAGTAACTTCAATGATTTTTTATTTTTAGAATTTTGGATAGCAATCAATAAGCTTTTACATTGATTGATCGTTCATGACCAGATACTGATACAAAATTTATTTGATTTATCCCTAACTATTATTATGTTTATGTTACTAGAACGTTTAAGGACCAATTATTTATACTTCATTCAACATGATTATGATGATTTTTTTAACTATATGTTTAAAAAATATTATATCAGATAGTTGAGTTCAATTTTGTTCTTAAAAAAAACCTAGAACTGAACATTTTTACAAATAATAATCTCTTAAAATGTAACAGCTGGATAAAATCTAGTTTTATGAAGTTATAAGGGGGAAAATTTATGAGTAAAAAAAAGTTAACTAAAAAAAGAAAAAAGCAACTGCTGGCAATGTTTATGACAGCAGGAATGATGACAAATACATTTGTCGGAACAGGTTTAGCTCTTGCTGATGAAGTGACGACAAACTCTACAACTACCAGCGGACTATCTGATAGTAAAGAAAATACTAATGAAAAACAACAAATAACAACAAATTCTTCCGGTAGTAGAATTTTGAATACTAAGATTACATCAGGAGAATACTATTATGGAGAAAGTAAAACAATTAAAGGAACTTGTGAGCCCCTTTTTCGGGTAACTGGTTTTAAAGGTGAAAGTAGTACGGGTGTAACATCCACGGTTAACGCAGATCTTTTTGGAAATTTTGAAATTGGTGTTGCTGAATACATGATCCAACCTGGAGATGTAATTACAGTAAGAAGTGTCGATGCATCAGGACTTTTTGGAAGTGATGATACGACATATGTACATTATAGTACTCCAAAAGTAAGTAATAGTTACACTTATGATTCACCAATCACTGGGACCGCTTATCCTGGTTCGGAAGTATACATTTCTGATGATTCGTCTTTCGCTTCTGGCTGGGTAACAGCAACTACAGATGGGTCTGGTAACTTTTCAGTAAGTTCAAACCAATTAAAAAGTTTAGCAGGCTACGCTTCAGGAAAGACTATGTATATAAGGAGTGGGGCAGCCGGTTCTAATAATAACGTATCAGGATTGCTTAGTCACACAGTGTCTACTCAGATTACTGAAGATAAGGCTACAATTACTGCTAATAATTTTACACTGGATTATGGATCAGCGTATAACAGCAATATTGCTATTCAAATGTCTGGTGTAAGAGCGACTGATGCAAATGGCAATGATGTTACAAATAATGTGCAGGTTTCTGGAAATGTAAATACAAAAATTCCTGGAAATTATAACGTGACATTTACATCACCAGAATCAGGTAAAAGTACTACTGTAGTGGCGACTGTTAAAGATGCACCAGCAGATAAAGCAACGATTACAGCAAACAATGCTACTGTCGAATACGGATCAACCTGGAATGATAGTGTGGCCAAACAAGTAACAGGAGTCAAAGCAACTGATAAATATGGCAATGATGTAACGAATAACGTAACAGTATCAGGGAATGTAGATACAAATAAACCTGGAAATTATAATGTGACATTTACTTCGCCCGAATCAGGAAAAAGTAAAACAGTAGTGATTACTGTGAAATCAGCTAAATATGAAAAACCAGTTCTTGAAAATCCATATATTTATCAAACGGATTTGAAAGGAAAAACGACACCTGATACAGATGTTGTGATTTCTGATAGTGACGGCTTCGAAGAATTTGTCACTGTTCATTCAGATTCTTCAGGTAATTTTACTGCATCAAGTTCTTTGTTAAATTCTCTTGCAAAACATACTCCAGGTACTAAACTTTATGTCAAATCTGGGGATATAGAAAATGCCAATTATAGTGAAGTAGAAACTACTCTGATCCATTATCCTACACCTAAAGTAGCTGAAAGCTATGCCTATAACACAGAAATTAAAGGTATAGCATATCCAAACTCGAAAGTTTATATTTCTGATATGAATGATTTTGGTGGATATATGACTGTTGAAACTGACTCATCAGGTAACTTTACAGTTTCAGCTTCTCAGTTAAAGGCTTTAACTGAATACAAAATTGGTGCTACTTTATATTTTATGAGTGCAGATGATTATTATAGTCAAGCAATCAGTCTAGTAGCATCCACAAAAATCACAGAAAATAAAGCGTCGATTACAGCTAATGATTTTACCTTAGAATATGGTGCAGATTTTAATGATCAGATTGCTATTGAAAAAGCGGGAGCAACTGCTACAAATGCCAACGGAAATATCGAAGGTGTCAGAGTTAAAGCAAATAATGTAGATACAAGTAAGCCGGGCGAATACAGTATCACATTTGTTTCCGCATCAGGAAAAGAAAAAACAGTCAAAGTAACGGTCAAAGATGTACCAGAAGAAAACGCAACGATCGAAGCACATGATTTTGAAGTAGATTACGGGTTTGATTTAACCGATGAAGCAGCGATTGAAAAAGCTGAAGCAAAAGCAACCGATAAATACGGCAAAGAAGAAGCTGTCACAGTCAAAGAAACGAATGTTGACACAAGCAAACCCGGTGAATACAGTATCACATTTGTTTCCGCATCAGGAAAAGAAAAAACAGTTAAAGTAACGGTGAAAGAATCCGTAAAAGCAGAAACGCCAGTATTTGAGACACCCTATATATATGGAGATGATTTAAGAGGAAAGACATCCCCAAATGCATCTGTCCAATTACGTATTACCAAGCCAGCCCAAGTTGATATAACTGTCCAATCAGATGACAACGGTGATTTCTCAATCCCTGTTGAAAAATTGAAACAATATGATAATTATAAAGTTGGAAGTACACTTTTTGCTACTGCTTCATTTGGATCAGACGGATCAACTAGTGAAATGGGATTGGTAACAGTTGAAGAAAACCATTCCTCAATTGAAGCAAATGATTTTGAAGTAGACTATGGTTTCGATTTAACAGACGAAGCGGCGATTGAAAAAGCTGGTGCGAAAGCAACCGACAAATACGGTAAAGAAGAAGCGGTCAAAGTCAAGGAAAGTAATGTAGATACTTCAAAACCAGGTGAATATAGTATCACATTTGTTTCTGATTCAGGAAAAGAAAAAACAGTGAAAGTAACTGTTAAAAACAAACCAATCATTGGTTCCGAACCAATCATCCATGCAACAGATATGACCTATCAAGTAGGAGAAACATTAAACCCATTATTAGGCGTAACCGCTGAAGATCCAGAAGACGGTGATTTAACGGACCAAGTCAAAGCCGATGCTTCTGGAGTCAATATGTCTAAAGCAGGCGATTATGAGTTGAAATTATCTGTAACAGATAAGGACGGAAATACGACTGAACAAACAGTTACGATCCATGTAGTTGATCAAGTAACAGATGGTCCGGTGATCAAGGGCGCAGATGACGTGAGAGTTGATGAACGTGCGAAATTTGATCCACTTGAAGGCGTTACTGCACAAGATAGTCAAGGAAATGATATAACTGATAATCTAACGTATACAGGATCTGTTGATACATCTACTCCAGGAGAATATACGATAAAATATTATGTGTATGACAAAGATGGTAAAGTAGCGACTGCAGAACGGGTTGTGACAGTCCAAAGTGATGCAAGTAAACCAGTGGTAATGAGTCCAGATAAACTAACAATCAAACAAAATAGTAAATTTGATCCAACACTTTATGCACAAGCATATGACAATGAAGATGGCGATATTACTGATCAAATCAAAGTTTTAGGGCAAATTTATACCGATAAACTAGGTTCACAATTCATTACTTATGAAGTGACTGATAGTGACGGAAACAAAGCTACTAAAATGATGGAAGTTGAAGTGGTTGCAACGCTAGGAAATGCGCCCGTTATTAGTGGTGCAGACGATTTGGAAATCAATGTAGGAGATAGCTTTGATCCAATTTCAGGTGTCACTGCGTATGATAACGAAGATGGGGACTTAACCTCTGAAATCAAATACGGTGGTATTGTTGATACTGGTAAAGCAGGCGAGTATACCGTTACTTATACAGTTTGGGATTCTGATTTCAATGTTGAGACCGTAGAACGTAAAGTAACAGTGAAAGATCCAACAGTAGAACCAGCCATTGAAGCGCATGACTTTGAAGTAGATTATGGCTTTGATCTAACCGATGAAGCGGCGATCGAAAAAGCTGAAGCAAAAGCAACTGACAAATATGGTAAAGAAGAAGCGGTCACAGTCAAAGAAAGTAATGTAGATACTTCAAAACCAGGTGAATATAGTATTACATTTGTTTCTGCATCAGGAAAAGAGAAAACAGTCAAAGTGACTGTCAAAGATGCGCCAGAAGAAAATGCAACGATCGAAGCACATGATTTTGAAGTAGATTATGGGTTTGATCTAACAGACGAAGCAGCGATTGAAAAAGCGGAAGCGAAAGCAACTGACAAATACGGAAAAGAAGAAGCTGTCACAGTGAAAGAAACGAATGTTGACACAAGTAAACCAGGTGAATATAGTATTACATTTGTTTCTGCATCAGGAAAAGAGAAAACAGTCAAAGTGACTGTCAAAGATGCGCCAGAAGAAAATGCAACGATCGAAGCACATGATTTTGAAGTAGATTATGGGTTTGATCTAACAGACGAAGCAGCGATTGAAAAAGCGGAAGCGAAAGCAACTGACAAATACGGAAAAGAAGAAGCTGTCACAGTGAAAGAAACGAATGTTGACACAAGTAAACCAGGTGAATATAGTATTACATTTGTTTCCGCATCAGGAAAAGAAAAAACAGTCAAAGTGACAGTGAACGCAGAAGCTGCCATGAAACCCACCGTTGAT from Enterococcus sp. DIV1094 includes these protein-coding regions:
- a CDS encoding pentapeptide repeat-containing protein, with translation MAKKIASPELTELVDGSFYLEDETTFTGIISEGEDQSYLSSRNTVLKNSHIKKLAMQKSRLERFECSDVVFEKCDFSNLEWFGASFHRVHFKQCKLTGTNFSDSFLRDCVFEECVANLSSFSYTNMKFVRFSDNQLNNSDFFDSNWKNLVLENNELSGSNWFNTALKGLDFTTNTFSQINLSLELLRGLTVNQEQAVIIAAGLGLVIE
- the deoC gene encoding deoxyribose-phosphate aldolase — encoded protein: MIELKRLANMVDHTLLKADAQKAEFEQLCKEATNYGFKMVAINSYPVAICRDFLEDSEVHVGAAIGFPLGQTTIETKVFEVEDVIKNGADEIDYVINIGKVKEGDFGYIREEMKAIVNSSRKGNIISKVILENCYLTDQEKIAVCEIAKEVKPDYVKTSTGFGTGGATVEDVKLMKSVVGETVKVKAAGGIRDLDTALQMIEAGAERLGTSAGIKIIEEYKQLKGAG
- a CDS encoding immunoglobulin-like domain-containing protein, producing the protein MSKKKLTKKRKKQLLAMFMTAGMMTNTFVGTGLALADEVTTNSTTTSGLSDSKENTNEKQQITTNSSGSRILNTKITSGEYYYGESKTIKGTCEPLFRVTGFKGESSTGVTSTVNADLFGNFEIGVAEYMIQPGDVITVRSVDASGLFGSDDTTYVHYSTPKVSNSYTYDSPITGTAYPGSEVYISDDSSFASGWVTATTDGSGNFSVSSNQLKSLAGYASGKTMYIRSGAAGSNNNVSGLLSHTVSTQITEDKATITANNFTLDYGSAYNSNIAIQMSGVRATDANGNDVTNNVQVSGNVNTKIPGNYNVTFTSPESGKSTTVVATVKDAPADKATITANNATVEYGSTWNDSVAKQVTGVKATDKYGNDVTNNVTVSGNVDTNKPGNYNVTFTSPESGKSKTVVITVKSAKYEKPVLENPYIYQTDLKGKTTPDTDVVISDSDGFEEFVTVHSDSSGNFTASSSLLNSLAKHTPGTKLYVKSGDIENANYSEVETTLIHYPTPKVAESYAYNTEIKGIAYPNSKVYISDMNDFGGYMTVETDSSGNFTVSASQLKALTEYKIGATLYFMSADDYYSQAISLVASTKITENKASITANDFTLEYGADFNDQIAIEKAGATATNANGNIEGVRVKANNVDTSKPGEYSITFVSASGKEKTVKVTVKDVPEENATIEAHDFEVDYGFDLTDEAAIEKAEAKATDKYGKEEAVTVKETNVDTSKPGEYSITFVSASGKEKTVKVTVKESVKAETPVFETPYIYGDDLRGKTSPNASVQLRITKPAQVDITVQSDDNGDFSIPVEKLKQYDNYKVGSTLFATASFGSDGSTSEMGLVTVEENHSSIEANDFEVDYGFDLTDEAAIEKAGAKATDKYGKEEAVKVKESNVDTSKPGEYSITFVSDSGKEKTVKVTVKNKPIIGSEPIIHATDMTYQVGETLNPLLGVTAEDPEDGDLTDQVKADASGVNMSKAGDYELKLSVTDKDGNTTEQTVTIHVVDQVTDGPVIKGADDVRVDERAKFDPLEGVTAQDSQGNDITDNLTYTGSVDTSTPGEYTIKYYVYDKDGKVATAERVVTVQSDASKPVVMSPDKLTIKQNSKFDPTLYAQAYDNEDGDITDQIKVLGQIYTDKLGSQFITYEVTDSDGNKATKMMEVEVVATLGNAPVISGADDLEINVGDSFDPISGVTAYDNEDGDLTSEIKYGGIVDTGKAGEYTVTYTVWDSDFNVETVERKVTVKDPTVEPAIEAHDFEVDYGFDLTDEAAIEKAEAKATDKYGKEEAVTVKESNVDTSKPGEYSITFVSASGKEKTVKVTVKDAPEENATIEAHDFEVDYGFDLTDEAAIEKAEAKATDKYGKEEAVTVKETNVDTSKPGEYSITFVSASGKEKTVKVTVKDAPEENATIEAHDFEVDYGFDLTDEAAIEKAEAKATDKYGKEEAVTVKETNVDTSKPGEYSITFVSASGKEKTVKVTVNAEAAMKPTVDPIKEGAGKVTGQGKAGDKIVITVDGKEVGTGTVKEDGTFEILTGTYRAKAGDVYSVQAFNSENAGSEITDVKVIATAGKVNPDDYTIGDANVTGSYTGDVTSIAVFINGVNKGTISGASVKDGQFTYYVGKNIKMGDVVTVVGYDKYGKRLDEKELTIYNKETIQTPTVNDIYVGDTTVTGTGQAGTTVYVKLGSTILGQAEVKEDGTFEVTIPAQKAGTELTILAKDGEEASELVSKIVIDQLPQAPSVDDIKDGAGKVTGKGQAGDTIVITVNGKEIGRGKVKADGTFELLTGTYRAKQGETYEVYAVNDDNVQSETVKKVVVATSGQVKPNDYVLGELSITGTYTGDVTTIAVFVDGVELGKTSGANVANGQFNFYVGDHIKAGQKVTVVGYDKYGKRLDEKEVTIDNGVDTPTVNDIYAGDTTVTGTGEAGSTVYVKDHLKNIIGEAEVKADGTYEVTIPAQAKDTQLIVMAKKGNARSEEVNAKVLAARPLQPTVDAVKEGAGKITGTAQAGDTVVITLNGKEVGRGEVSEDGTFSIILSSKVRAGNMYQITAVNSDGISSVATEVTATVTEGTITPDPFKVGGNSITGTFTGDVSSIDLVIDGAPQGVVSGNSVKDGVFSYYVGNLSIQADQTVEVVAYDAYGKQLDQQTVTINA